The Anolis carolinensis isolate JA03-04 chromosome 1, rAnoCar3.1.pri, whole genome shotgun sequence genome window below encodes:
- the gtf2h5 gene encoding general transcription factor IIH subunit 5, whose amino-acid sequence MVNVLKGILIECDPAMKQFLLYLDESNALGKKFIIQDLDETHVFVLAEMINCLQEKVGELMDQNSFPITQK is encoded by the exons atggtgaaTGTTTTGAAAGGAATACTTATAGAATG TGACCCAGCCATGAAGCAGTTCCTGCTGTACTTGGATGAGTCAAATGCCCTGGGGAAGAAGTTCATCATACAAGACTTGGATGAAACACACGTTTTCGTGTTAGCTGAGATGATTAACTGCCTGCAGGAGAAAGTGGGAGAGTTAATGGACCAGAACTCTTTTCCCATTACACAGAAATAG